Proteins encoded by one window of Chondromyces crocatus:
- a CDS encoding carboxypeptidase regulatory-like domain-containing protein — protein MSSPSRAKRPVVLVLLVGLVALLLVQFQRSASTPEGTPPQASSHPSSRPRAPRLVAPERRGPLRLPPGEITTDAAKTAGSFSGRVVSSQGVIPIAGATLTFEHQGDALTLRSGADGTFSLEPPEPGVYALALVSAEGFHPFAPAWGESPITLVARPGEAVRGLTITLDPAITYAGVVLTPAGEPAKGADVRILDAPGEAREQRFVTDDQGAFSFTAPEDALLEASHPDHAPGRARLELRAQTSRRLVLRLRPRTEAQAPETIGGRVVDAAGTPVVGATVSARWHQATVTPDGALHPGDTAITDEQGTFLLDGLDPGQYQLTAREGDRMAQPTQVASGTRDATLRLGGTGRIRGVVRARDTGKPVTAFSVVAARHLGPLARSTAAADSFFDASGAYEILDLLPGTYAVTATAAGHAASATATVDVTAGNEVSVDLTLGRGGSLHGVVVEEGNDKPIEGVRVSAEENLGPGAGPVPIISDAITDASGRFSLQGLSEGPRSIVVVASKHHGRIVSGLQIAEGRNLGPITIALTALQEGEEPRVELTGIGAVLAVKDDALVIVGEALPGGGAAAAGLGPGDAIVTIDGVGVVDLGFTGSIERIRGPEGSVTVLTVRRGGAGTPVEMAVRRLRIRS, from the coding sequence ATGTCTTCGCCCAGCCGAGCCAAGCGTCCCGTCGTCCTCGTGCTCCTCGTCGGTCTCGTGGCGTTGTTGCTCGTGCAGTTCCAGAGGTCGGCTTCGACCCCTGAAGGCACCCCTCCCCAGGCGTCCTCCCACCCCTCCTCTCGCCCCCGCGCCCCGCGCCTCGTCGCGCCCGAGCGTCGCGGCCCACTGCGCCTGCCTCCTGGCGAGATCACCACCGACGCGGCGAAGACCGCTGGCAGCTTCTCGGGACGCGTCGTTTCTTCGCAAGGCGTGATCCCCATCGCGGGGGCGACCCTCACCTTCGAGCACCAAGGTGACGCGCTCACCCTCCGATCCGGTGCCGACGGGACCTTCTCCCTCGAACCCCCGGAACCCGGCGTCTACGCCCTGGCGCTGGTCAGCGCCGAAGGATTCCACCCCTTCGCCCCTGCATGGGGCGAGAGCCCCATCACGCTGGTGGCACGCCCTGGCGAGGCCGTTCGCGGGCTGACGATCACCCTCGACCCCGCCATCACGTACGCCGGCGTGGTGCTCACCCCTGCTGGAGAGCCCGCAAAAGGCGCCGACGTGCGCATCCTCGACGCGCCAGGCGAGGCACGCGAACAGCGGTTCGTGACCGACGACCAGGGCGCCTTCTCGTTCACCGCCCCCGAGGACGCGCTGCTGGAAGCGAGCCATCCGGATCACGCCCCGGGCCGCGCCCGTCTGGAGCTGCGCGCCCAGACGAGCCGCCGCCTGGTGCTGCGCCTGCGCCCCAGGACGGAGGCACAGGCTCCCGAGACGATCGGTGGGCGCGTCGTCGACGCCGCCGGCACCCCGGTGGTCGGCGCCACGGTGAGCGCCAGGTGGCACCAGGCCACCGTGACCCCGGACGGCGCGCTCCATCCCGGAGACACCGCCATCACCGACGAGCAAGGCACCTTCCTCCTCGACGGCCTGGACCCTGGCCAGTACCAGCTCACCGCCCGCGAAGGCGATCGCATGGCGCAGCCGACGCAGGTCGCGTCAGGGACCCGGGACGCGACGCTCCGCCTCGGAGGGACCGGGCGTATCCGCGGGGTGGTGCGCGCCCGGGACACCGGGAAACCCGTGACCGCGTTCTCGGTGGTCGCAGCACGCCACCTCGGACCCCTCGCGCGCTCGACGGCCGCAGCCGACTCGTTCTTCGATGCCTCGGGCGCGTACGAGATCCTCGACCTGCTGCCCGGAACCTACGCCGTGACCGCGACCGCAGCCGGACACGCTGCATCGGCGACGGCGACCGTCGACGTCACCGCGGGCAACGAGGTCTCGGTCGATCTCACCCTCGGCCGCGGCGGGAGCCTGCACGGCGTCGTCGTCGAGGAGGGAAACGACAAGCCCATCGAAGGGGTACGGGTGAGCGCCGAGGAAAACCTGGGACCCGGTGCCGGTCCCGTTCCGATCATCTCGGACGCGATCACCGACGCCTCGGGACGGTTCTCGCTGCAAGGCCTCTCGGAGGGCCCCAGGTCCATCGTGGTCGTGGCGAGCAAGCATCACGGCCGCATCGTCTCGGGCCTCCAGATCGCCGAAGGGCGAAACCTCGGCCCCATCACCATCGCCCTCACCGCGCTCCAAGAAGGGGAGGAGCCGCGCGTGGAGCTGACCGGCATCGGCGCCGTGCTGGCGGTGAAGGACGACGCGCTCGTCATCGTCGGCGAGGCGCTGCCCGGGGGTGGGGCCGCGGCGGCAGGCCTCGGCCCGGGAGACGCCATCGTCACCATCGACGGGGTCGGGGTCGTCGACCTGGGCTTCACCGGCTCCATCGAGCGCATCCGCGGGCCCGAGGGAAGCGTGACCGTGCTGACGGTACGCCGCGGCGGCGCAGGGACCCCCGTGGAGATGGCCGTGCGGCGCCTGCGCATCCGAAGCTGA
- a CDS encoding methyltransferase, with amino-acid sequence MSPTSLARALGVLIPTLDIVVGRVESDVPPAWCEARGFTEFLLSLGDADLARCEVEGLAACIPTLPDAPPRLVDLARETAAAIQVPPLDVTTSHAPLQHQRSVQERKLRQVEALLGAVAPLAARAQRIVDVGAGRGHFTRLASERFDVDAVGLERDAERVTTAAWLGRGTRATFVAFDAFQETLAFARDDLAVGLHACGELGDRLVSAAGAAPCDMVLVSCCLQKIGHPARAPLSQQAREAGLWLPREALGLANLTPRAMGVEASLDAMLAMRERRHALLRLLRARGLSVQVGEEMRGINRRRARDELSDLATRALALRGLPPPTAAEVEEHEAAARIEHARMRRLSLPRTMLSRLVEVTVVLDRAAALTEGGHDVQVATAFDDDVTPRNLVLLARAPRPAP; translated from the coding sequence ATGTCGCCAACGTCGCTCGCACGCGCCCTCGGGGTGCTGATTCCCACCCTCGACATCGTCGTGGGCCGCGTCGAGAGCGACGTGCCCCCCGCCTGGTGCGAAGCGCGCGGGTTCACCGAGTTCCTCCTGTCCCTCGGCGACGCCGACCTCGCCCGGTGCGAGGTCGAAGGACTCGCGGCCTGCATCCCCACGCTCCCGGATGCGCCACCTCGGCTCGTCGACCTCGCCCGCGAGACCGCCGCCGCGATCCAGGTCCCGCCCCTCGACGTCACCACGTCGCACGCGCCCCTCCAGCACCAGCGCTCGGTGCAGGAGCGCAAGCTCCGCCAGGTCGAGGCGCTGCTCGGCGCGGTGGCCCCCCTCGCCGCACGCGCCCAGCGCATCGTCGACGTGGGCGCAGGCCGGGGCCACTTCACCCGCCTCGCATCCGAACGCTTCGACGTCGACGCCGTCGGCCTGGAGCGCGACGCCGAGCGCGTGACCACCGCCGCCTGGCTCGGGCGCGGCACCCGCGCGACCTTCGTCGCCTTCGACGCCTTCCAGGAGACGCTCGCCTTCGCGCGCGACGACCTCGCCGTCGGCCTGCACGCTTGCGGCGAACTCGGCGATCGCTTGGTCTCGGCAGCGGGCGCCGCCCCCTGCGACATGGTCCTCGTCTCCTGCTGCCTCCAGAAGATCGGCCATCCGGCGCGCGCGCCCCTCTCGCAGCAGGCCCGCGAAGCCGGCCTCTGGCTCCCGCGCGAAGCGCTGGGCCTGGCCAACCTCACCCCGAGGGCCATGGGCGTGGAGGCGAGCCTCGACGCCATGCTCGCCATGCGCGAGCGCCGCCACGCGCTGCTCCGCCTGCTCCGCGCCCGCGGCCTCTCGGTGCAGGTGGGCGAGGAGATGCGCGGCATCAACCGCCGCCGCGCGCGCGACGAGCTTTCCGACCTCGCCACGCGCGCCCTCGCCCTGCGCGGTCTCCCGCCGCCCACCGCCGCCGAGGTCGAGGAACACGAGGCCGCCGCACGCATCGAACACGCCCGCATGCGCCGGCTGTCGCTACCCCGCACGATGCTGTCCCGGCTCGTCGAGGTCACCGTCGTCCTCGACCGGGCCGCCGCGCTCACGGAAGGCGGCCACGACGTCCAGGTGGCGACGGCGTTCGACGACGACGTCACCCCGCGGAACCTGGTCCTCCTCGCCCGCGCCCCACGCCCCGCGCCCTGA
- a CDS encoding NTP transferase domain-containing protein — protein MKAVILAAGTSTRLRPLTDALPKCLLPVAGVPILRRSVARLIDAGVVDVVLITGFLHDRIREAMDAWFPQLGVTCVVNEAYERTNNAASLLRARAEVEGRAFVLLDGDLVFDAAVMTRVLESPHDDVLALRRAADLGAEEMKVVLAPCGRVQALGKPLDPREAAGEAIGIARLSAPTSAALFRVLHERVIGQGLVHEWYESSFQALIDRGQAFWPVDVGDAFCTEIDTPDDLRAVERVLLEG, from the coding sequence GTGAAAGCCGTGATCCTCGCCGCGGGCACCTCGACGCGACTTCGTCCGCTGACGGATGCGCTCCCCAAGTGCCTGCTTCCGGTCGCTGGCGTTCCCATCCTGCGGCGGAGCGTCGCGCGGTTGATCGACGCCGGGGTGGTCGACGTGGTGCTCATCACCGGCTTCCTGCACGACAGGATCCGCGAGGCGATGGACGCCTGGTTCCCGCAGCTCGGTGTGACCTGCGTGGTGAACGAGGCGTACGAGCGCACGAACAACGCCGCGTCGTTGCTGCGCGCCCGCGCCGAGGTGGAGGGGCGAGCGTTCGTGCTGCTGGACGGCGACCTGGTGTTCGACGCGGCGGTGATGACCCGGGTCCTCGAGAGCCCTCACGACGATGTGCTGGCGCTGCGGCGGGCGGCGGATCTGGGGGCGGAGGAGATGAAGGTGGTGCTGGCGCCGTGCGGTCGCGTGCAGGCGCTGGGCAAGCCGCTCGATCCGCGCGAGGCCGCCGGGGAAGCGATCGGCATCGCGCGCCTGTCGGCGCCCACCTCGGCGGCGCTGTTCCGGGTGCTGCACGAGCGCGTGATCGGGCAAGGGCTCGTGCACGAGTGGTACGAGTCGTCCTTTCAAGCGCTCATCGACCGGGGGCAGGCCTTCTGGCCCGTGGACGTGGGTGACGCTTTCTGCACGGAGATCGATACGCCAGACGATCTGCGCGCGGTGGAGCGTGTGCTGCTCGAAGGATAG
- a CDS encoding acyl-CoA dehydrogenase family protein produces MDLSFSPEHLAFREEVRTFIASAMPPHLKEKAAADSHFEHDEVMEWHKILHQKGWVAPHWPTEVGGAPLDVTSRFILTEELELAGAPGLSPFGLVMVGPLLIQFGTPEQKKRFLPKILSGEEVWCQGYSEPNAGSDLASLKTRAEDDGKGNFIVTGQKTWTTYAQYADWIFCLVRTDGSAKKQAGISFLLIDLKTPGVTVKPFLTSGGTPAFSETFFEGAVVPKENLVGPLNGGWTLAKALLGHERTLIAAVGASTRAIRKVKRIAARTQKDGQPLLDDPLFRAKIARLEIKLRGLQMANYRAIAGAQLGRAPGPEASILKIRGSEIQQQAYELAMEAMGLASLTWFNEPGVVHPEEQWVPSLFNYLRATTIYGGTNEIQKNIIAKLILGLPER; encoded by the coding sequence ATGGACCTTTCGTTCAGCCCCGAGCACCTCGCGTTTCGCGAGGAGGTCCGCACCTTCATCGCCTCGGCGATGCCGCCGCACCTCAAGGAGAAGGCGGCCGCGGACAGCCACTTCGAGCACGACGAGGTGATGGAGTGGCACAAGATCCTGCACCAGAAGGGGTGGGTCGCGCCCCACTGGCCCACCGAGGTCGGCGGCGCCCCCCTCGACGTGACCAGCCGCTTCATCCTGACCGAGGAGCTGGAGCTGGCCGGCGCGCCCGGGCTCTCGCCCTTCGGCCTGGTGATGGTCGGGCCGCTGCTCATCCAGTTCGGCACGCCGGAGCAGAAGAAGCGGTTCCTGCCGAAGATCCTCTCCGGTGAAGAGGTGTGGTGCCAGGGCTACTCCGAGCCGAACGCCGGCAGCGATCTCGCGTCGCTGAAGACGCGCGCGGAGGACGACGGCAAGGGCAACTTCATCGTCACCGGCCAGAAGACGTGGACGACGTACGCGCAGTACGCGGACTGGATCTTCTGCCTGGTGCGCACCGACGGGAGCGCCAAGAAGCAGGCGGGGATCAGCTTCCTGCTCATCGACCTCAAGACCCCGGGCGTGACGGTGAAGCCGTTCTTGACCTCGGGCGGGACGCCGGCGTTCAGCGAGACCTTCTTCGAGGGCGCCGTGGTGCCGAAGGAGAACCTGGTCGGCCCCCTGAACGGCGGCTGGACGCTGGCCAAGGCGCTGCTCGGGCACGAGCGTACGCTGATCGCGGCCGTGGGCGCCTCGACGCGCGCCATCCGCAAGGTGAAGCGCATCGCGGCGCGCACCCAGAAGGATGGCCAGCCGCTGCTCGACGACCCGCTGTTCCGCGCGAAGATCGCGCGCCTCGAGATCAAGCTGCGCGGCCTCCAGATGGCGAACTACCGCGCCATCGCCGGGGCGCAGCTCGGCCGCGCGCCGGGGCCGGAGGCGTCGATCCTCAAGATCCGCGGCTCCGAGATCCAGCAGCAGGCCTATGAGCTCGCGATGGAGGCGATGGGCCTCGCGTCGCTGACCTGGTTCAACGAGCCGGGCGTGGTGCATCCGGAGGAGCAGTGGGTCCCGTCGCTCTTCAACTACCTGCGAGCGACGACGATCTACGGCGGCACCAACGAGATCCAGAAGAACATCATCGCCAAGCTCATCCTCGGTCTGCCCGAGCGATGA
- a CDS encoding acyl-CoA dehydrogenase family protein, with the protein MDFDLSDEQRQLVETVQSFVKKQSPLSRLRAMREDPIGWSRDTWRQMGELGWLSISLPEAVGGLGGSFVDAALILEQLGATLVPEPMIPTLAAAAAVVRGGSEEQAARVLGPALAGEASLALAIAEAQSRFDVTDVGTRAVRSGSSYKLTGEKVWVLNGHAADHLVVSARTAGDPRDAAGVSLFVVPRDAAGLAVRSVKTMDGHHAAFLRFDGVEVGEEDRLGPEGGARDALSYAVDLGAAAACAEGLGVITTALHMTADYLKTREQFGVKIGSFQALQHRAVDMFVEAELCRSMMILAALKVDDADETERKSAISAAKVQLAWGGKQVTQQAIQLHGGIGVTDEHDIALYFKRMHVLNTVFGDEDTHLARFAQLPSFTAGVLS; encoded by the coding sequence ATGGACTTCGACCTCAGCGACGAGCAGCGGCAGCTCGTCGAGACCGTCCAGTCGTTCGTGAAGAAGCAGTCGCCTCTGTCGCGGCTGCGCGCCATGCGGGAGGATCCGATCGGCTGGTCCCGGGACACCTGGCGGCAGATGGGAGAGCTCGGGTGGCTGTCGATCTCGCTGCCCGAGGCCGTGGGTGGTCTCGGCGGGAGCTTCGTCGACGCGGCGTTGATCCTGGAGCAGCTCGGGGCGACGCTGGTTCCCGAGCCGATGATCCCGACGCTCGCGGCAGCGGCCGCCGTGGTGCGGGGCGGCTCGGAAGAGCAAGCGGCGCGGGTGCTCGGTCCGGCGCTCGCAGGGGAGGCGTCACTCGCGCTGGCGATCGCCGAAGCGCAGAGCCGGTTCGACGTGACGGACGTGGGGACGCGCGCCGTCCGTTCGGGAAGCAGTTACAAGCTCACCGGCGAGAAGGTGTGGGTGCTGAACGGTCACGCGGCCGATCATCTCGTGGTGTCCGCCCGGACCGCCGGGGACCCGCGCGACGCGGCCGGGGTCTCGCTGTTCGTGGTGCCGCGGGATGCGGCAGGGCTCGCTGTGCGCTCGGTGAAGACCATGGACGGGCACCACGCGGCCTTCCTGCGGTTCGACGGCGTCGAGGTCGGCGAGGAGGACCGGCTGGGGCCGGAAGGTGGCGCGCGCGACGCGCTGTCCTACGCGGTCGATCTGGGCGCGGCGGCCGCCTGCGCCGAGGGGCTCGGCGTGATCACCACGGCGCTGCACATGACCGCGGACTACCTGAAGACGCGCGAGCAGTTCGGGGTGAAGATCGGGTCGTTCCAGGCGCTGCAGCACCGGGCGGTGGACATGTTCGTCGAGGCGGAGCTGTGCCGCTCGATGATGATCCTGGCCGCGCTCAAGGTGGACGACGCGGACGAGACGGAGCGGAAGAGCGCCATCTCGGCGGCGAAGGTGCAGCTCGCGTGGGGCGGCAAGCAGGTCACGCAGCAGGCCATCCAGCTCCACGGCGGGATCGGGGTGACCGACGAGCACGACATCGCGCTCTACTTCAAGCGGATGCACGTGCTGAACACGGTGTTCGGTGACGAGGACACGCACCTCGCCCGCTTCGCACAGCTTCCCTCCTTCACGGCTGGCGTCCTCTCGTAG
- a CDS encoding sigma 54-interacting transcriptional regulator, producing the protein MKRPLRAGEDDATLCRGAAMEPAASSRVELRVVGAGMVETHYLAPGRDLVIGRARTADVPVDDRLASRQHAVLRTGPPVTIEDLGSANGTRVGDRLLRAGEPVSLTPGEVVQIGGLLLILQGGLPERPSSPGRADASVGRAASSRPPPPRDPLPTLLDDEAPATRVGALVEPPSRAGGAGGAGGAGCAGGTGPVVRAPAMMALYALVDRVAASPLSVLLLGETGVGKEVTAEAIHNRSQRAQRPFLRLNCAALSESLLESELFGHEKGAFTGAAQTKPGLLETAEGGTVFLDEVGELPLSTQVKLLRVLEERQVLRVGGLKPRPIEVRFVAATNRDLTLEVERGTFRRDLYFRLNGISLMIPPLRERVGEIPELSRLFLSMTADRLGRPAPRLRHDALALLERHTWPGNVRELRNVVERAAVLCAGSEITPEHLLLDVASASPPPPSVSPGRPAATAAPAAGVPGRPSSSPSTADDAPPATLRGSLEPLERQRILDVLERCGGNQTQAARQLGISRGTLLSRLDAYGVPRPRKPSS; encoded by the coding sequence GTGAAGAGGCCTCTGCGGGCGGGAGAGGATGATGCCACCCTGTGTCGCGGGGCCGCGATGGAACCGGCCGCCTCGTCGCGCGTGGAGCTGCGCGTGGTGGGCGCTGGCATGGTCGAGACGCACTACCTCGCCCCGGGTCGCGACCTGGTGATCGGGCGCGCGCGCACCGCCGATGTGCCGGTCGACGATCGCCTGGCGTCACGGCAACACGCCGTCCTGCGCACCGGGCCGCCCGTGACCATCGAGGACCTCGGGAGCGCCAACGGGACCCGGGTGGGCGATCGCTTGCTGCGGGCTGGTGAGCCGGTGAGCCTCACGCCCGGCGAGGTGGTGCAGATCGGGGGGCTGCTGCTGATCCTCCAGGGGGGCCTCCCGGAGCGGCCGTCGTCTCCAGGGAGAGCGGATGCCTCGGTCGGTCGTGCCGCCTCGTCGCGCCCTCCGCCTCCGCGCGATCCGCTGCCGACGCTGCTCGACGACGAGGCCCCGGCGACCCGGGTGGGCGCGCTGGTGGAGCCTCCCAGCCGCGCAGGCGGCGCAGGCGGCGCAGGCGGCGCAGGCTGCGCAGGCGGCACGGGCCCGGTGGTCCGCGCGCCCGCGATGATGGCGCTCTACGCGCTCGTGGATCGGGTGGCCGCGAGCCCGCTCAGCGTGCTGCTCCTCGGAGAGACGGGCGTCGGCAAGGAGGTCACCGCCGAGGCCATCCACAACCGCTCGCAGCGGGCGCAGCGGCCGTTCTTGCGGCTGAACTGCGCGGCGCTGTCGGAGAGCCTGCTGGAGAGCGAGCTGTTCGGGCACGAGAAGGGCGCATTCACCGGGGCGGCGCAGACCAAGCCGGGGCTCCTGGAGACGGCGGAAGGGGGCACGGTGTTCCTCGACGAGGTCGGGGAGCTGCCACTGTCGACGCAGGTGAAGCTGCTGCGCGTCCTGGAGGAGCGCCAGGTGCTGCGCGTCGGTGGGCTGAAGCCGCGGCCCATCGAGGTGCGCTTCGTCGCCGCGACCAACCGCGATCTCACGCTGGAGGTGGAGCGCGGGACGTTCCGGCGCGACCTGTACTTCCGGCTCAACGGGATCTCGCTGATGATCCCGCCGCTGCGGGAGCGGGTCGGAGAGATCCCGGAGCTTTCGCGGCTGTTCCTCTCGATGACGGCAGACCGGCTGGGTCGACCGGCGCCGCGCTTGCGCCACGACGCGCTCGCGCTGCTGGAGCGCCACACCTGGCCGGGCAACGTGCGGGAGCTGCGGAACGTGGTCGAGCGCGCGGCGGTGCTCTGCGCTGGCTCGGAGATCACGCCCGAGCACTTGCTGCTCGACGTCGCCTCGGCCTCGCCGCCACCTCCCAGTGTCTCGCCGGGTCGGCCAGCCGCCACCGCCGCGCCTGCTGCCGGCGTCCCGGGGCGGCCCTCGTCGTCCCCCAGCACGGCTGACGATGCTCCGCCAGCAACGCTGCGCGGCTCGCTGGAGCCGCTGGAGCGCCAACGAATCCTCGACGTGCTGGAGCGGTGTGGCGGCAACCAGACCCAGGCCGCGAGGCAGCTGGGCATCTCGCGGGGCACGCTGCTTTCGCGGCTCGACGCCTACGGCGTGCCCCGGCCTCGCAAGCCCTCGTCGTGA
- a CDS encoding AAA family ATPase — protein MNSPRSHSELVTLRKLAQDLATRRKERLSSVHLLAAIAARGGPGGELLHDRRLDEEAILKACRSVDDEGADPIGRAMSSARDVAKRAAAKEPTALHLLLALLSDRGAGAHRALLQSGIDLARLRTAALQIAHGVVAPRRTSTRALPEGDTEALRPSWRTESPSLGGPGATGMSGNPSVTGLSSGPGMASGPGVAGVSGVTGVTRDGLGRGHASVRRGTGPGARPPNTVGPANRPPNTVGPANRPGGGLSTRPPGAVGPADRPVAVPLFPPPGWRSDAGGQGRGSTPPAPPATTIASPFGVPAAPAIPAAPAAFAGDEVRPAVAAPGQGATQPATGRPALLPPAMAARFALDRASFPVLSALGRNLTLAAAMGELDPVVGREHEIEQVLDVIAKRHANNPCLVGPAGVGKTSVARGVAQRLLEVAEPGAPPQVLVEIVTSELLAGTGARGALAERMASLRSELRETPGSVILFIDEIHELIGGGGIDEAMAELKLALSRGEICLLGATSPEEYRKTIETDPALARRFSVVEVEEPSEEDAFLLLRNVADGLGTHHKLDFTDEAIATAVSWSVRYLPGRALPDKALSILDLAGARTRRRATPVPGKSVEVGPPEVAEVVAAIADMPVERLLETDRERMLGLEQLLADRVVGHDEALGRIARVLRRNAAGIRGRRPIGSFLLLGPTGVGKTETAKAIAEALFHSPDAMTRLDLSEYAEAHAVARLVGAPPGYIGHEAGGQLTEAVRRRPYQVVLLDEIEKAHRDVLEAFLQVLDEGRMTDGRGRRVDFTNTVIVLTSNLGAAEASALRSERTVGFGRKEGGPPPERLGEAMLGAAKAALPPELYNRIDEVLCFGSLSRDEVAEIAKRLLAGLEEQLEERGVRLAVEPAAIEALLEAGGFDAAYGARPMRRTIARLIEAPLADLILRGELEEESTALVDVDEEGQVVVDALSRATAEAG, from the coding sequence ATGAACAGCCCCCGCTCCCACTCCGAGCTCGTCACGCTCCGGAAACTCGCTCAGGACCTCGCGACCCGCAGGAAAGAGCGACTTTCGAGCGTCCACTTGCTCGCCGCCATCGCCGCCCGCGGGGGGCCTGGAGGCGAGCTCTTGCATGACCGGCGTCTCGACGAGGAGGCGATCCTCAAGGCATGCCGCTCCGTGGACGACGAGGGCGCAGACCCCATCGGTCGGGCCATGAGTTCCGCACGCGACGTGGCCAAGCGGGCCGCGGCGAAGGAGCCGACGGCGCTGCACCTGCTGCTCGCGCTGCTGTCGGACCGAGGCGCAGGCGCGCACCGGGCCCTCTTGCAGTCGGGCATCGATCTGGCGCGTCTGCGGACGGCCGCGCTCCAGATCGCGCACGGGGTGGTGGCGCCTCGGCGAACGTCGACCCGCGCGCTCCCGGAGGGGGACACCGAGGCGTTGCGTCCCTCGTGGCGCACGGAGAGCCCATCGCTGGGAGGACCTGGCGCGACGGGGATGTCGGGGAATCCGAGCGTGACCGGGCTGTCCAGCGGGCCAGGCATGGCCAGCGGGCCAGGGGTCGCCGGGGTGTCCGGCGTGACGGGGGTGACGCGGGATGGGCTGGGGCGCGGGCACGCCTCGGTGCGTCGAGGGACGGGCCCGGGCGCGCGGCCTCCGAACACCGTGGGTCCTGCGAACCGGCCTCCGAACACCGTGGGCCCTGCAAACCGGCCGGGTGGTGGCCTGAGCACGCGGCCTCCGGGCGCTGTGGGTCCCGCGGATCGGCCCGTCGCCGTGCCCCTCTTCCCACCGCCAGGCTGGCGGAGCGACGCGGGAGGGCAAGGGCGCGGCTCGACGCCCCCTGCGCCTCCAGCCACGACCATCGCGTCTCCGTTCGGTGTGCCGGCGGCTCCCGCGATTCCCGCGGCGCCAGCAGCGTTCGCGGGTGACGAGGTCCGTCCTGCGGTGGCAGCTCCGGGTCAGGGCGCCACGCAGCCTGCGACGGGGCGCCCGGCGCTCTTGCCGCCTGCGATGGCGGCGCGGTTCGCGCTGGATCGCGCGAGCTTTCCCGTCCTGTCCGCGCTCGGCCGCAACCTGACGCTCGCCGCAGCGATGGGCGAGCTGGATCCGGTGGTGGGGCGCGAGCACGAGATCGAGCAGGTGCTCGACGTCATCGCCAAGCGGCACGCGAACAACCCGTGCCTGGTGGGGCCGGCGGGCGTGGGCAAGACGTCGGTGGCGCGCGGGGTGGCGCAGCGTCTCCTGGAGGTGGCCGAGCCCGGCGCGCCTCCGCAGGTGCTGGTGGAGATCGTCACGTCGGAGCTGCTGGCCGGCACGGGCGCGCGGGGAGCGCTGGCCGAGCGGATGGCGTCGCTGCGGTCGGAGCTGCGCGAGACGCCAGGGAGCGTGATCCTGTTCATCGACGAGATCCACGAGCTGATCGGCGGCGGTGGCATCGACGAGGCGATGGCGGAGCTGAAGCTCGCACTGTCGCGCGGGGAGATCTGCCTGCTCGGGGCGACGTCGCCCGAGGAGTACCGCAAGACCATCGAGACGGACCCGGCGCTCGCTCGGCGCTTCAGCGTGGTCGAGGTCGAGGAGCCCTCGGAAGAAGACGCCTTCCTGTTGCTGCGCAACGTGGCCGATGGGCTCGGGACGCACCACAAGCTCGACTTCACCGACGAGGCGATCGCCACCGCCGTGTCGTGGTCGGTGCGTTACCTGCCTGGCCGCGCGTTGCCGGACAAGGCGCTGTCGATCCTGGACCTCGCGGGCGCGCGCACGCGGCGTCGGGCGACGCCGGTGCCGGGCAAGAGTGTCGAGGTGGGGCCGCCGGAGGTCGCCGAGGTGGTGGCGGCGATCGCGGACATGCCCGTGGAGCGGCTGCTGGAGACCGATCGCGAGCGCATGCTGGGGCTGGAGCAGCTCCTCGCCGATCGGGTGGTGGGACACGACGAGGCGCTCGGTCGCATCGCGCGGGTGCTGCGCCGCAACGCCGCAGGGATCCGGGGGCGCCGGCCGATCGGCTCGTTCCTGCTGCTCGGGCCGACGGGCGTGGGCAAGACGGAGACGGCGAAGGCGATCGCCGAGGCGCTGTTCCACTCGCCGGACGCGATGACGCGGCTCGATCTGTCGGAGTACGCCGAGGCGCACGCGGTGGCGCGGCTCGTGGGCGCGCCGCCGGGCTACATCGGGCACGAGGCGGGCGGTCAGCTCACCGAGGCGGTGCGGCGGCGGCCGTACCAGGTGGTCCTGCTCGACGAGATCGAGAAGGCGCACCGGGACGTGCTGGAGGCCTTCCTGCAGGTGCTCGACGAGGGTCGGATGACCGACGGTCGCGGGCGCCGGGTGGACTTCACGAACACGGTCATCGTGCTGACCTCGAACCTGGGCGCGGCCGAGGCCAGCGCGCTCCGGTCGGAGCGGACGGTGGGCTTCGGGCGCAAGGAGGGAGGGCCTCCGCCCGAGCGCCTCGGCGAGGCCATGCTCGGCGCCGCCAAGGCGGCATTGCCCCCCGAGCTGTACAACCGGATCGACGAGGTGCTCTGCTTCGGTTCGCTGTCGCGGGACGAGGTCGCGGAGATCGCGAAGCGCCTGCTGGCAGGGCTGGAGGAGCAGCTCGAAGAGCGCGGGGTGCGCCTCGCGGTCGAGCCGGCGGCCATCGAGGCGTTGCTCGAAGCCGGTGGCTTCGACGCGGCGTACGGCGCGCGTCCGATGCGTCGCACGATCGCTCGCCTCATCGAGGCGCCCCTCGCCGATCTCATCCTGCGCGGAGAGCTGGAGGAGGAGTCGACGGCGCTGGTGGATGTGGACGAAGAGGGTCAGGTGGTGGTGGACGCGCTGTCACGCGCCACGGCCGAAGCAGGCTGA